Proteins encoded within one genomic window of Streptomyces taklimakanensis:
- a CDS encoding glycoside hydrolase family 3 N-terminal domain-containing protein, translating to MGQLLHGRPDHRRRRTRTALGTLGALLALLASGLTPTAAAAEPTRTVDDFDGTFPGPIGTYGSNAEDTPAISQVPAEARPGANAFNRAMRVEYGISAWGGFDHSLTATEDWSGFEGLSFWVKGTGSGQRVQFEVKDGGPNAGQAELWAGYFTDDTDDWKQVKTPFEDFVRRPDYQPAGAPSDGTLELTDMWGYAVNLPAASGTLEFDQVELYGVGGVRARVATDSPVYTVDHGDTATVKVSVGTTGNVPLAEPVTVRYGTGEGTARPGEDYTPVEGTLTFPAGTPSGAVKTFTVTTKRNAEAATAKTIPITLTVDGGRAPTDPPTVVVDAHGLPYLDPRLPVEKRVRDLLSRMTVDEKIGQMTQAERGALETQDDIAGYELGSLLSGGGSNPTPNTPEAWADMVDGFQLRAQQTRLQIPLIYGVDAVHGHNNVVGATIFPHNTGLGAARDPELVEDTAHVTAEEVRATGIPWNFSPCLCVSRDERWGRAYEAYSEDPALVTRLATAVEGHQGRADGSDLKDADRVLATAKHYVGDGGTEFGSSTTGTYTIDQGVTRTTRQELEAVHIAPFVEAVDEGVGTVMPSFSSVDFLGDGEGPVKMHAHADLITDVLKGELGFDGFVISDWQAIDQIPGDYASDVRTSINAGLDMIMVPYDYKAFTSTLREQVDSGAVPMSRIDDAVARILTKKFQLGLFEKPYADRTHLDEVGSAEHRGLAREAAADSQVLLKNDGDLLPLKGDEKLYVAGSNADDLGNQSGGWTITWQGTSGDITEGTTILEGLGEVAPEAEVTFSEDASAPTGGHEVGVVVVGETPYAEGVGDVGNGHDLRLSDADRKAIDTVCGAMDCAVLIVSGRPQIVTDQLGDIDALVASWLPGSEGAGVADTLFGERPFTGRLPVSWPRSAEQVPVNVGDREYAPLYPYGWGLRTDSARDRLAEVRDDLLDRRRDGAARAAAAHLRHALKGSHWRADGTVRDAHAVLRSLGKAAGKLERVKGDPYLLADEVVSVARDIAQAALLRAGDDASGKAVARTADADHALASGEYAKAVRHLTEAHRLAR from the coding sequence ATGGGACAGCTGTTGCACGGAAGACCCGACCACAGACGGCGACGGACGAGAACGGCGCTGGGGACGCTCGGCGCCCTCCTCGCCCTCCTCGCCTCGGGGTTGACGCCCACCGCGGCGGCCGCCGAACCCACCCGCACCGTCGACGACTTCGACGGGACCTTCCCCGGGCCGATCGGCACCTACGGCAGCAACGCCGAGGACACTCCGGCGATCAGCCAGGTGCCCGCCGAGGCCCGGCCCGGAGCGAACGCCTTCAACCGCGCGATGCGCGTGGAGTACGGCATCTCCGCCTGGGGCGGCTTCGACCACTCCCTGACCGCCACCGAGGACTGGAGCGGCTTCGAGGGCCTGTCCTTCTGGGTCAAGGGCACCGGGAGCGGACAACGCGTCCAGTTCGAGGTCAAGGACGGCGGCCCGAACGCCGGACAGGCCGAGCTGTGGGCCGGGTACTTCACCGACGACACCGACGACTGGAAGCAGGTGAAGACCCCCTTCGAGGACTTCGTCCGCCGCCCCGACTACCAGCCGGCCGGCGCCCCCTCCGACGGGACGCTGGAACTGACCGACATGTGGGGCTACGCCGTCAACCTGCCCGCCGCGTCCGGCACCCTGGAGTTCGACCAGGTCGAACTCTACGGCGTGGGCGGGGTACGGGCCCGCGTCGCCACCGACAGCCCCGTCTACACCGTGGACCACGGCGACACCGCCACCGTGAAGGTCTCGGTGGGCACCACCGGGAACGTGCCGCTGGCCGAACCCGTCACCGTCCGTTACGGCACCGGCGAGGGCACCGCGCGGCCCGGCGAGGACTACACCCCCGTCGAGGGCACCCTCACCTTCCCCGCCGGCACCCCCTCGGGCGCGGTGAAGACCTTCACCGTCACCACCAAGCGGAACGCCGAGGCGGCGACCGCCAAGACCATCCCCATCACCCTGACCGTCGACGGCGGCCGCGCCCCGACCGACCCGCCCACCGTCGTCGTCGACGCGCACGGCCTGCCCTACCTCGACCCCCGGCTCCCGGTGGAGAAGCGGGTGAGGGACCTGCTGTCCCGGATGACGGTGGACGAGAAGATCGGTCAGATGACCCAGGCCGAGCGCGGCGCGCTGGAGACCCAGGACGACATCGCCGGCTACGAACTGGGCTCCCTGCTCTCCGGCGGCGGTTCCAACCCGACGCCCAACACCCCCGAGGCCTGGGCCGACATGGTCGACGGCTTCCAACTGCGGGCCCAACAGACCCGGTTGCAGATCCCGCTGATCTACGGTGTCGACGCCGTCCACGGCCACAACAACGTGGTCGGCGCGACGATCTTCCCGCACAACACCGGCCTCGGCGCCGCCCGCGACCCGGAACTGGTGGAGGACACGGCGCACGTCACCGCCGAGGAGGTCCGCGCCACCGGCATCCCGTGGAACTTCAGCCCCTGTCTGTGCGTCAGCCGTGACGAACGCTGGGGCCGGGCGTACGAGGCCTACAGCGAGGACCCGGCGCTGGTCACCCGGCTCGCCACGGCCGTCGAGGGCCACCAGGGCCGCGCCGACGGCAGTGATCTGAAGGACGCCGACCGGGTGCTGGCCACCGCCAAGCACTACGTCGGCGACGGCGGAACCGAGTTCGGCTCCTCCACCACCGGCACCTACACCATCGACCAGGGCGTCACCCGGACGACGCGGCAGGAACTGGAGGCCGTCCACATCGCCCCGTTCGTCGAGGCGGTGGACGAGGGCGTCGGTACCGTGATGCCGTCCTTCTCCAGCGTCGACTTCCTCGGCGACGGCGAGGGGCCGGTCAAGATGCACGCCCACGCCGACCTGATCACCGACGTCCTCAAGGGCGAACTCGGCTTCGACGGCTTCGTGATCAGCGACTGGCAGGCCATCGACCAGATCCCCGGCGACTACGCCTCCGACGTGCGGACCTCGATCAACGCCGGCCTGGACATGATCATGGTCCCGTACGACTACAAGGCCTTCACCTCCACCCTGAGGGAGCAGGTCGACTCCGGCGCGGTCCCGATGTCCCGGATCGACGACGCGGTCGCCCGCATCCTGACCAAGAAGTTCCAGCTGGGCCTGTTCGAGAAGCCCTACGCCGACCGCACCCACCTGGACGAGGTCGGCTCCGCGGAGCACCGCGGGCTCGCCCGCGAGGCCGCCGCCGACTCCCAGGTGCTGCTGAAGAACGACGGGGACCTGCTGCCGCTGAAGGGCGACGAGAAGCTCTACGTCGCCGGCTCCAACGCCGACGACCTGGGCAACCAGAGCGGCGGTTGGACCATCACCTGGCAGGGCACCTCCGGTGACATCACCGAGGGCACCACGATCCTGGAGGGCCTTGGCGAGGTCGCGCCCGAGGCCGAGGTCACCTTCAGCGAGGACGCCTCCGCGCCCACCGGCGGACACGAGGTCGGTGTCGTCGTGGTCGGCGAGACCCCGTACGCCGAAGGCGTCGGCGACGTCGGCAACGGCCACGACCTGAGGCTGTCCGACGCCGACCGGAAGGCGATCGACACCGTCTGCGGCGCCATGGACTGCGCGGTGCTGATCGTCTCCGGCCGTCCGCAGATCGTCACCGACCAGCTGGGCGACATCGACGCCCTGGTGGCCTCCTGGCTCCCGGGCAGCGAGGGCGCGGGTGTCGCCGACACCCTCTTCGGCGAGCGTCCCTTCACCGGACGGCTCCCGGTGAGCTGGCCGAGGTCGGCCGAGCAGGTGCCGGTCAACGTCGGCGACCGGGAGTACGCCCCGCTCTACCCGTACGGCTGGGGCCTGCGCACCGACAGCGCCCGCGACCGGCTGGCGGAGGTCCGCGACGACCTGCTGGACCGTCGCCGCGACGGCGCCGCCCGCGCGGCCGCCGCCCACCTGCGCCACGCACTCAAGGGCTCCCACTGGCGCGCCGACGGCACGGTGCGCGACGCGCACGCGGTGCTGAGGTCGCTGGGCAAGGCCGCCGGGAAGCTGGAGAGGGTGAAGGGCGACCCCTACCTCCTGGCCGACGAGGTGGTCTCCGTCGCCCGCGACATCGCCCAGGCGGCCCTGCTGCGGGCGGGTGACGACGCGTCGGGGAAGGCCGTGGCCCGCACCGCCGACGCCGACCACGCCCTGGCGTCCGGCGAGTACGCCAAGGCGGTGCGCCATCTGACGGAGGCCCACCGCCTGGCCCGCTGA
- a CDS encoding Gfo/Idh/MocA family protein: MTRREDTIRWGILATGGIAGAFARDLAQVPGGEIAAVGSRSDASARRFADEHGIPRAYGSWAELAADPDVDVVYVATPHSAHLEAARLCLEAGKAVLCEKPLTLNLAQARELVELARRKGVFLMEAMWTYCNPVIRRMLDIVAGGEIGEVRSVHADFGIVAPVDASHRLRDPRLGGGALLDLGIYPVSFAHLVLGAPASVAAWAHLTPEGVDETTGVLLGYDSGAVATLSCSIASAGPTVAAVSGTRGRIELPHGFFAPRSFVLHREGHEAREVRVPEVPGGTGYGPEAAEVMRCLREKETESPLVPLDGTLAVMATLDAARERVGVRYPQE; the protein is encoded by the coding sequence ATGACACGCAGGGAAGACACCATCAGATGGGGCATCCTGGCCACGGGCGGGATAGCCGGGGCCTTCGCGCGGGACCTCGCACAGGTGCCCGGCGGTGAGATCGCGGCGGTGGGCTCCCGCTCGGACGCGTCCGCTCGCCGCTTCGCCGACGAGCACGGCATCCCCCGGGCGTACGGGAGCTGGGCCGAGCTGGCCGCCGACCCGGACGTCGACGTCGTCTACGTCGCCACGCCCCACTCGGCCCACCTGGAGGCCGCCCGCCTGTGCCTGGAGGCGGGCAAGGCGGTGCTGTGCGAGAAGCCGCTCACGCTCAACCTGGCACAGGCGCGGGAACTGGTCGAACTGGCCCGCCGCAAGGGCGTCTTCCTGATGGAGGCCATGTGGACCTACTGCAACCCGGTGATCCGGCGCATGCTCGACATCGTTGCCGGCGGGGAGATCGGTGAGGTCCGCTCCGTCCACGCCGACTTCGGCATCGTCGCGCCGGTGGACGCCTCGCACCGGCTGCGCGACCCCCGGCTGGGCGGCGGCGCCCTGCTGGACCTGGGGATCTACCCGGTGTCGTTCGCCCATCTCGTCCTCGGCGCGCCCGCCTCGGTCGCGGCGTGGGCCCATCTGACGCCCGAGGGGGTGGACGAGACCACCGGTGTGCTGCTCGGCTACGACAGCGGCGCCGTCGCCACCCTGTCGTGCTCCATCGCCTCCGCCGGTCCCACCGTGGCGGCCGTCAGCGGCACCCGGGGGCGCATCGAACTGCCGCACGGCTTCTTCGCGCCCCGCTCCTTCGTCCTGCACCGCGAGGGGCACGAGGCGCGGGAGGTCCGGGTGCCGGAGGTGCCCGGTGGGACCGGCTACGGGCCCGAGGCCGCCGAGGTGATGCGCTGCCTGCGGGAGAAGGAGACCGAGTCCCCGCTGGTTCCACTGGACGGGACGCTCGCCGTGATGGCGACCCTGGACGCCGCCCGGGAACGCGTCGGCGTCCGTTACCCGCAGGAGTGA
- a CDS encoding fibronectin type III domain-containing protein, which yields MGRTSTPAVATALLALCLPLTGCLPGGDGDDVPPTTPAGVTAQAGSATSVHVMWNGSTDDTGVAGYEVLRSGEKAVDVPGDRHMVDVDGLTPSTTYTFSVRARDAAGNLSPAAAEVSVTTPAAAPDDDTPPTRPEEARGRAEGARAASLRWKAAKDDHGVSSYEVHQGGTAIHSVPGDATETLVTGLRPGVRYSFTVVARDAAGNASPASRTVELTTDPAPGGGPGTAPGDFRATVRTTGDGTHLDLSWVPPATGGRITQYEIHLDGKLATTLNWSTGTSGGRIEYDLYLGRERDVTHTVRLRARLPDGTWGAFSERRTVTTDGAAGGG from the coding sequence GTGGGACGGACGTCCACGCCCGCCGTGGCGACCGCGCTGCTCGCCCTCTGCCTGCCGTTGACGGGCTGTCTGCCCGGCGGTGACGGCGACGACGTGCCGCCCACCACGCCGGCCGGTGTGACCGCCCAGGCCGGCAGCGCCACCTCCGTGCACGTGATGTGGAACGGTTCCACCGACGACACGGGAGTGGCCGGGTACGAGGTCCTGCGCTCCGGCGAGAAGGCGGTCGACGTTCCCGGGGACCGGCACATGGTGGACGTCGACGGACTGACGCCGTCCACCACGTACACCTTCAGCGTCCGGGCCCGCGACGCGGCGGGCAACCTCTCGCCGGCCGCCGCCGAGGTGTCCGTCACCACCCCGGCCGCCGCCCCCGACGACGACACCCCGCCCACCCGACCCGAGGAGGCGCGGGGCCGGGCCGAGGGCGCTCGCGCCGCCTCCCTGCGCTGGAAGGCCGCAAAGGACGACCACGGCGTGTCCTCCTACGAGGTCCACCAGGGCGGCACCGCGATCCACAGCGTGCCCGGCGACGCGACCGAGACGCTGGTGACGGGGCTGCGTCCCGGTGTGCGCTACTCCTTCACCGTCGTCGCGCGCGACGCGGCGGGCAACGCCTCCCCCGCGAGCCGGACCGTGGAGCTCACCACCGACCCGGCGCCGGGCGGTGGCCCCGGCACGGCACCCGGCGACTTCCGGGCCACCGTCCGCACCACCGGGGACGGCACGCACCTGGACCTGTCCTGGGTGCCGCCGGCGACGGGCGGGAGGATCACCCAGTACGAGATCCACCTCGACGGGAAGCTCGCCACCACCCTCAACTGGAGCACCGGGACGTCCGGGGGCAGGATCGAGTACGACCTCTACCTCGGCCGGGAGCGGGACGTCACCCACACCGTGCGCCTGCGCGCCCGGCTCCCCGACGGCACCTGGGGCGCCTTCTCCGAGCGACGGACCGTCACCACCGACGGGGCCGCCGGCGGGGGGTGA
- a CDS encoding YfcE family phosphodiesterase, which translates to MRLLLTSDTHLPKRARHLPDELLARVAEADVVVHAGDWVDTATLDLLRERSRCLIGVYGNNDGPELRARLPEVARAEPGGLRLGVVHETGPRRGREKRCAERFPDLDVLVFGHSHIPWDTTAARPDGGTLRLLNPGSPTDRRAQPHCTYMTASVVAGELRDVELHRLPPRR; encoded by the coding sequence GTGCGCCTGTTGCTGACCTCCGACACCCACCTGCCCAAACGCGCCCGACACCTGCCCGACGAGCTGCTGGCCCGTGTCGCGGAGGCCGACGTGGTGGTCCACGCCGGGGACTGGGTGGACACCGCCACCCTCGACCTGCTCCGGGAGCGGTCGCGGTGCCTGATCGGCGTGTACGGCAACAACGACGGCCCCGAACTGCGGGCCCGACTGCCCGAGGTGGCCCGCGCGGAGCCGGGAGGGCTGCGCCTGGGCGTCGTCCACGAGACGGGGCCCAGGCGGGGACGGGAGAAGCGGTGCGCCGAACGCTTCCCCGACCTGGACGTCCTGGTCTTCGGACACAGCCACATCCCCTGGGACACCACGGCCGCCAGGCCCGACGGCGGGACGTTGCGGCTGCTCAACCCCGGCTCCCCCACCGACCGCCGCGCCCAGCCCCACTGCACCTACATGACCGCCTCCGTGGTGGCGGGCGAACTCCGCGACGTGGAACTGCACCGGCTGCCGCCCCGCCGCTGA
- a CDS encoding 5-oxoprolinase subunit PxpA — translation MIDLNADLGEGFGRWRLTDDEGLLSVVSSANVACGFHAGDPTTMRRVCAEAAERGVAIGAQVAYRDLAGFGRRAMDVPEEELADEVAYQIGALRVFAEAAGARVAYVKPHGALYNRTVRDAAQARAVVAGVLSAGGGLPVLGLPGSLLLASAGEAGLPVVTEAFADRGYTPEGTLVPRREPGAVLTDPDAVVAQALDIALRGRVRTDTGSVAAGARSLCVHGDTPGAVALARRVREALQGAGVRIGAFA, via the coding sequence GTGATCGACCTCAACGCCGATCTCGGCGAGGGCTTCGGGCGGTGGCGGCTCACCGACGACGAGGGGTTGCTCTCCGTCGTCAGCAGCGCCAACGTCGCGTGCGGCTTCCACGCCGGCGATCCGACCACCATGCGGCGGGTGTGCGCGGAGGCGGCCGAGCGGGGCGTGGCGATCGGCGCCCAGGTCGCCTACCGCGATCTGGCGGGCTTCGGCCGGCGGGCGATGGACGTCCCCGAGGAGGAACTGGCCGACGAGGTCGCCTACCAGATCGGTGCCCTGCGGGTCTTCGCCGAGGCGGCCGGGGCGCGGGTCGCGTACGTCAAACCACACGGCGCGCTCTACAACCGCACGGTGCGCGACGCGGCCCAGGCGCGGGCCGTCGTCGCGGGAGTGCTGTCGGCCGGCGGTGGGCTGCCGGTGTTGGGGTTGCCCGGTTCGCTGCTGCTGGCGTCCGCCGGCGAGGCCGGACTGCCCGTGGTCACCGAGGCGTTCGCCGATCGCGGCTACACCCCCGAGGGCACGTTGGTGCCGCGGCGGGAGCCCGGCGCGGTGCTGACCGATCCCGACGCCGTGGTGGCCCAGGCCCTGGACATCGCGCTGCGCGGGCGGGTGCGGACGGACACCGGGTCGGTCGCCGCCGGCGCCAGGTCGCTGTGCGTGCACGGCGACACCCCGGGCGCCGTCGCGCTGGCCCGACGGGTGCGGGAGGCGCTCCAGGGGGCCGGGGTGCGGATCGGGGCGTTCGCGTGA